Proteins from a single region of Streptomyces sp. Tu 3180:
- a CDS encoding helix-turn-helix transcriptional regulator, translated as MILLRRLLGDVLRRQRQRQGRTLREVSSSARVSLGYLSEVERGQKEASSELLSAICDALDVRMSELMREVSDELALAELAQSAAATPSEPVPTSVRPMLGSVSVTGVPPERVTIKAPAEAVDVVAA; from the coding sequence ATGATTCTGCTCCGTCGCCTGCTGGGTGACGTGCTGCGTCGGCAGCGCCAACGCCAGGGCCGTACTCTGCGCGAAGTCTCCTCGTCCGCCCGAGTCTCACTCGGCTATCTCTCCGAGGTGGAGCGGGGGCAGAAGGAGGCTTCCTCCGAACTGCTCTCCGCCATCTGCGACGCGCTGGACGTACGGATGTCCGAGCTCATGCGGGAAGTGAGCGACGAGCTCGCCCTCGCGGAGCTGGCCCAGTCTGCTGCAGCGACCCCCAGCGAGCCCGTACCCACGTCGGTCCGTCCGATGCTGGGTTCCGTCTCGGTGACCGGCGTGCCACCGGAACGGGTCACCATCAAGGCGCCCGCCGAGGCGGTGGACGTCGTCGCCGCGTGA
- a CDS encoding CinA family protein: MSSRATEVVRLLTVNGGTLAVAESLTGGLVAAEITSVPGASKVFRGSVTAYATELKHRLLGVDATLLAQRGAVDPQVAAQMAAGVRKALGADWGIATTGVAGPDPQDGQAVGTVFVAVDGPSGTGSGSARGGKVGHLRLNGDRAEIRMESVRSVLALLLEELAGEQTGNERAQDTERNGGF; this comes from the coding sequence GTGAGTTCCAGGGCCACCGAGGTGGTGCGACTACTCACCGTGAACGGCGGGACGCTCGCTGTCGCCGAGTCGCTGACCGGTGGTCTGGTGGCGGCGGAGATCACCTCCGTCCCCGGGGCCTCCAAGGTCTTCCGGGGCTCGGTGACGGCGTACGCCACCGAGCTGAAGCACCGGCTGCTCGGCGTGGACGCCACTCTGCTGGCTCAGCGCGGAGCGGTGGATCCGCAGGTGGCGGCCCAGATGGCGGCCGGTGTCCGCAAGGCGCTGGGTGCCGACTGGGGCATCGCGACCACCGGCGTCGCCGGCCCGGACCCCCAGGACGGGCAGGCCGTCGGGACGGTTTTCGTGGCCGTGGACGGCCCCTCCGGGACGGGTTCCGGTTCCGCCCGCGGCGGAAAAGTGGGGCACCTGCGGTTGAACGGCGACCGCGCGGAAATTCGTATGGAGAGTGTACGCAGCGTACTCGCGCTGCTCCTCGAGGAGCTTGCGGGCGAACAGACCGGGAATGAGCGGGCACAGGATACGGAACGGAACGGGGGGTTTTGA
- a CDS encoding DNA translocase FtsK, whose amino-acid sequence MASRPSAAKKPPAKKAAASVKAPAKKAAAKRTPPKKAPAKRAPGGKAVAKKPAPAPSPTGGVYRLVRALWLGLAHAVGAVFRGMGQGARNLDPAHRKDGLALLLLGIALIVAAGTWADLEGPVGDLVEILVTGAFGRLDLLVPILVAVIAVRLIRHPEKPEANGRIVIGLSALVIGVLGQIHIACGSPARGDGMQAIRDAGGLIGWGAATPLSATMTDVLAVPLLVLLTVFGLLVVTATPVNAIPQRLRLLGVRLGLVHEPGPEEFGEDDERYEEQWREALPPSRRRRQPAPPEYDPDGPDDAEQEALSRRRGRPRRSAVPQPDAQRPMDAVDVAAAAAAALDGAVLHGMPPSPVVADLTQGVRVGDREPTTPVPAARPRPEQPKADAPKQDRPGAGVPDLTKAPPSEPRDLPPRAEQLQLSGDITYALPSLDLLTRGGPGKARSAANDAVVASLTTVFTEFKVDARVTGFTRGPTVTRYEVELGPAVKVERITALTKNIAYAVASPDVRIISPIPGKSAVGIEIPNTDREMVNLGDVLRLAESAEDDDPMLVAFGKDVEGGYVMHSLAKMPHMLVAGATGSGKSSCINCLITSVMMRATPEDVRMILVDPKRVELTAYEGIPHLITPIITNPKRAAEALQWVVREMDLRYDDLAAYGYRHIDDFNRAVREGKVKPPEGSERELQPYPYLLVIVDELADLMMVAPRDVEDAIVRITQLARAAGIHLVLATQRPSVDVVTGLIKANVPSRLAFATSSLADSRVILDQPGAEKLIGKGDGLFLPMGANKPTRMQGAFVTEEEVAAVVRHCKDQMAPVFRDDVVVGSKQKKEIDEDIGDDLDLLCQAAELVVSTQFGSTSMLQRKLRVGFAKAGRLMDLMESRNIVGPSEGSKARDVLVKPDDLDGVLALIRGESEG is encoded by the coding sequence ATGGCCTCACGTCCCTCCGCAGCCAAGAAGCCGCCCGCGAAGAAGGCGGCCGCTTCCGTGAAGGCTCCGGCGAAGAAGGCCGCCGCCAAGAGGACCCCACCGAAGAAGGCTCCCGCCAAGAGGGCTCCCGGCGGGAAGGCGGTGGCGAAGAAGCCCGCGCCCGCACCGAGCCCGACCGGAGGCGTCTACCGCCTCGTGCGCGCCCTGTGGCTGGGCCTGGCGCACGCCGTCGGCGCCGTCTTCCGCGGCATGGGGCAGGGCGCCAGGAACCTCGACCCCGCGCACCGCAAGGACGGTCTGGCGCTGCTGCTGCTCGGCATCGCGCTGATCGTCGCCGCGGGCACCTGGGCCGACCTCGAGGGGCCGGTCGGCGATCTCGTGGAGATCCTGGTCACCGGCGCCTTCGGCCGGCTGGACCTGCTCGTGCCGATCCTGGTCGCGGTCATCGCCGTGCGCCTGATCCGGCACCCGGAGAAGCCGGAGGCCAACGGCCGGATCGTCATCGGTCTGTCCGCGCTCGTCATCGGCGTGCTCGGCCAGATCCACATCGCCTGCGGCTCGCCCGCCCGCGGCGACGGCATGCAGGCCATAAGGGACGCCGGCGGCCTCATCGGCTGGGGCGCGGCCACTCCGCTGTCGGCCACCATGACCGACGTGCTCGCCGTGCCGCTGCTGGTGCTGCTCACGGTCTTCGGTCTGCTGGTCGTCACGGCCACTCCGGTGAACGCCATTCCGCAGCGGCTGCGGCTGCTCGGCGTGCGGCTCGGGCTCGTCCACGAGCCCGGGCCGGAGGAGTTCGGCGAGGACGACGAGCGCTACGAGGAGCAGTGGCGCGAGGCGCTGCCCCCGAGCCGCCGCAGGCGGCAGCCCGCACCCCCGGAGTACGACCCGGACGGCCCGGACGACGCGGAGCAGGAGGCGCTGTCCCGGCGCCGCGGCCGGCCCCGCAGGTCCGCGGTGCCGCAGCCCGACGCGCAGCGGCCCATGGACGCCGTGGACGTGGCCGCCGCCGCGGCCGCCGCGCTCGACGGCGCCGTCCTGCACGGGATGCCGCCCTCCCCGGTCGTCGCCGACCTGACCCAGGGCGTGCGCGTCGGGGACCGCGAGCCGACCACGCCGGTGCCGGCCGCCCGCCCCCGGCCGGAACAGCCGAAGGCGGACGCGCCGAAACAGGACAGGCCCGGGGCCGGCGTCCCGGACCTGACGAAGGCCCCGCCCTCCGAGCCCCGGGACCTGCCCCCGCGCGCCGAGCAGCTCCAGCTGTCGGGCGACATCACCTACGCCCTGCCCTCGCTCGACCTGCTCACCCGGGGCGGTCCCGGCAAGGCGCGCAGTGCGGCCAACGACGCCGTCGTCGCGTCGCTCACCACGGTCTTCACCGAGTTCAAGGTCGACGCGCGGGTCACCGGTTTCACCCGCGGGCCGACGGTCACGCGCTACGAGGTCGAGCTCGGCCCCGCCGTGAAGGTGGAGCGGATCACCGCGCTGACCAAGAACATCGCGTACGCCGTCGCCAGCCCGGACGTGCGGATCATCAGCCCGATCCCCGGCAAGTCCGCCGTCGGCATCGAGATCCCCAACACCGACCGGGAGATGGTCAACCTCGGTGACGTGCTGCGGCTGGCGGAGTCCGCCGAGGACGACGACCCGATGCTGGTCGCCTTCGGCAAGGACGTCGAGGGCGGCTACGTCATGCACTCGCTGGCGAAGATGCCGCACATGCTGGTCGCCGGCGCCACCGGCTCCGGCAAGTCGTCCTGCATCAACTGCCTGATCACGTCGGTCATGATGCGGGCGACCCCGGAGGACGTCCGGATGATCCTGGTCGACCCCAAGCGCGTCGAGCTCACCGCCTACGAGGGCATCCCGCACCTGATCACGCCGATCATCACCAACCCCAAGCGGGCCGCCGAGGCGCTGCAGTGGGTCGTGCGCGAGATGGACCTGCGCTACGACGACCTGGCCGCCTACGGCTACCGGCACATCGACGACTTCAACCGCGCGGTGCGCGAGGGCAAGGTGAAACCGCCCGAGGGCAGCGAGCGCGAGCTCCAGCCGTACCCGTACCTGCTGGTGATCGTGGACGAGCTGGCCGACCTGATGATGGTCGCCCCGCGCGACGTCGAGGACGCCATCGTGCGCATCACGCAGCTCGCGCGGGCGGCCGGGATCCACCTGGTGCTCGCCACCCAGCGGCCGTCGGTCGACGTCGTCACCGGTCTGATCAAGGCGAACGTGCCCTCCCGGCTCGCGTTCGCCACCTCCTCGCTCGCCGACTCGCGCGTCATCCTCGACCAGCCCGGTGCCGAGAAGCTGATCGGGAAGGGCGACGGGCTGTTCCTGCCGATGGGGGCGAACAAACCGACCCGTATGCAGGGCGCGTTCGTGACCGAGGAGGAGGTCGCGGCCGTCGTCCGGCACTGCAAGGACCAGATGGCGCCCGTCTTCCGGGACGACGTGGTCGTCGGGAGCAAGCAGAAGAAGGAGATCGACGAGGACATCGGCGACGACCTCGACCTGCTGTGCCAGGCGGCCGAGCTGGTCGTCTCCACCCAGTTCGGGTCCACGTCCATGCTCCAGCGCAAGCTGCGCGTGGGCTTCGCCAAGGCCGGCCGGCTGATGGACCTGATGGAGTCCCGGAACATCGTCGGACCGAGCGAGGGTTCGAAGGCTCGTGACGTTCTTGTGAAGCCTGATGACCTGGACGGCGTGCTCGCGCTGATCCGGGGGGAGTCTGAAGGGTAG
- a CDS encoding helix-turn-helix domain-containing protein → MSIGNSPEDERPFEDVSEEARPSVGRALQQARIAAGLTVDDVSTATRVRIAIVRAIEADDFAPCGGDVYARGHIRTLAKAVRLDPAPLIAQYEAEHGGGRPAPTPAAPLFEAERIRPERRGPNWTAAMVAAIVVVIGFVGFTMVKGGDDGGKENVADGTAPTKSASPTPKSKKPVVPEPEPSDSAIAAAPQDKVTVRVSAADGRSWISAKDHNGRLLFDGLLKQGESKTFQDSSKINLVLGDAGAIELFVNGKKIEDDFQPGAVERLTYTKGDPQAG, encoded by the coding sequence GTGTCCATCGGCAACTCCCCTGAAGACGAGCGTCCGTTCGAAGACGTTTCCGAGGAAGCCCGCCCCTCCGTCGGCCGTGCGCTGCAGCAGGCGCGCATCGCCGCCGGGCTCACCGTCGACGACGTCAGTACCGCCACCCGGGTCCGTATCGCCATCGTGCGCGCCATCGAGGCGGACGACTTCGCGCCCTGCGGCGGCGACGTCTACGCGCGCGGGCACATCCGGACCCTGGCCAAGGCCGTGCGCCTCGACCCGGCCCCGCTGATCGCCCAGTACGAGGCCGAGCACGGCGGCGGCCGCCCGGCCCCGACCCCGGCCGCGCCCCTCTTCGAGGCGGAACGCATCCGTCCGGAGCGGCGCGGACCCAACTGGACCGCGGCCATGGTCGCCGCGATCGTCGTGGTGATCGGTTTCGTCGGGTTCACGATGGTCAAGGGCGGTGACGACGGCGGCAAGGAGAACGTCGCCGACGGCACCGCGCCCACCAAGTCCGCCTCGCCGACGCCCAAGTCCAAGAAGCCCGTCGTCCCCGAGCCGGAGCCCTCGGACAGCGCCATCGCCGCCGCGCCGCAGGACAAGGTGACGGTCCGGGTGAGCGCCGCCGACGGGCGCAGCTGGATCTCGGCCAAGGACCACAACGGCCGGCTGCTGTTCGACGGTCTCCTCAAGCAGGGCGAGTCCAAGACCTTCCAGGACAGTTCGAAGATCAACCTGGTGCTCGGCGACGCCGGCGCGATCGAGCTGTTCGTGAACGGCAAGAAGATCGAGGACGATTTCCAGCCGGGGGCCGTCGAGCGCCTCACCTACACCAAGGGCGACCCGCAGGCCGGATAA
- a CDS encoding DNA starvation/stationary phase protection protein, whose amino-acid sequence MYVVKSPLSDVNLKTVSEALQGALVDLVDLALVAKQIHWNVVGQRFRSVHLQLDEVVTLARTHSDTVAERAAALGVSPDGRAATVAVGSGIGVTPEGWVDDTAAVGALVEALGAVIARMRERITATGEADPVTQDILITVTAGLEKQHWMFQAENG is encoded by the coding sequence ATGTACGTCGTGAAGAGCCCGTTGTCCGACGTGAACCTGAAGACGGTGTCCGAGGCGCTGCAGGGCGCCCTGGTGGACCTGGTGGACCTCGCCCTGGTCGCGAAGCAGATCCACTGGAACGTGGTCGGGCAGCGCTTCCGTTCCGTGCACCTCCAGCTCGACGAGGTCGTGACCCTCGCGCGCACGCACTCCGACACCGTGGCGGAGCGCGCCGCGGCACTGGGCGTCTCGCCCGACGGGCGCGCCGCGACGGTGGCCGTCGGCAGCGGGATCGGGGTGACGCCCGAGGGCTGGGTCGACGACACGGCCGCGGTGGGAGCGCTCGTGGAGGCGCTGGGCGCGGTGATCGCCCGCATGCGCGAGCGGATCACGGCGACCGGGGAGGCGGATCCGGTGACCCAGGACATCCTCATCACGGTCACGGCGGGTCTGGAGAAGCAGCACTGGATGTTCCAGGCCGAGAACGGGTGA
- the rimO gene encoding 30S ribosomal protein S12 methylthiotransferase RimO: MPERRTVALVTLGCARNEVDSEELAGRLEADGWQLVEDAADADVAVVNTCGFVEAAKKDSVDALLEANDLKGHGRTQAVVAVGCMAERYGKELAEALPEADGVLGFDDYTDISDRLQTILSGGVHASHTPRDRRKLLPVSPVERQTAGASVALPGHGPADLPEGLAPASGPRAPLRRRLDGSPVASVKLASGCDRRCSFCAIPSFRGSFISRRPSDVLNETRWLAEQGVKEIMLVSENNTSYGKDLGDIRLLESLLPELAEVDGLERVRVSYLQPAEMRPGLIDVLTSTPKVAPYFDLSFQHSAPDVLRAMRRFGDTDRFLELLDTIRSKAPQAGVRSNFIVGFPGESEADLAELERFLNHARLDAIGVFGYSDEEGTEAATYDTKLDEDVVAERLARVSRLAEELVSQRAEERVGETVHVLVESVDEEEGVHGRAAHQAPETDGQVLLTSGEGVSVGRMVEAKVVGTEGVDLVAEPLFQGSLARSEEAGR; the protein is encoded by the coding sequence ATGCCTGAACGCCGTACCGTCGCACTCGTCACCCTTGGCTGCGCCCGTAACGAGGTGGACTCGGAGGAGCTCGCAGGCCGTTTGGAGGCGGACGGCTGGCAGCTCGTCGAGGACGCCGCCGACGCGGACGTCGCCGTCGTGAACACCTGTGGCTTCGTCGAGGCCGCCAAGAAGGACTCGGTCGACGCCCTCCTGGAGGCCAACGACCTCAAGGGACATGGAAGAACGCAGGCCGTCGTGGCGGTGGGCTGCATGGCCGAGAGGTACGGCAAGGAACTCGCCGAGGCCCTCCCCGAGGCCGACGGCGTGCTCGGCTTCGACGACTACACCGACATCTCGGACCGGCTCCAGACCATCCTGAGCGGCGGCGTCCACGCCTCCCACACCCCGCGCGACCGGCGCAAGCTGCTGCCCGTCAGCCCGGTGGAGCGGCAGACGGCGGGCGCGTCCGTCGCGCTGCCCGGCCACGGCCCGGCGGACCTGCCGGAGGGCCTCGCCCCGGCCTCCGGGCCCCGGGCGCCCCTGCGCCGCCGGCTGGACGGCTCCCCGGTCGCCTCGGTGAAGCTCGCCTCGGGCTGCGACCGCCGCTGCTCCTTCTGCGCCATCCCGTCCTTCCGCGGCTCCTTCATCTCACGCCGGCCCAGCGACGTGCTGAACGAGACGCGGTGGCTGGCCGAACAGGGCGTGAAGGAGATCATGCTGGTCTCCGAGAACAACACCTCCTACGGCAAGGACCTCGGCGACATCCGCCTGCTGGAGTCCCTGCTGCCCGAGCTCGCCGAGGTCGACGGCCTCGAGCGGGTGCGCGTCAGCTACCTCCAGCCGGCCGAGATGCGGCCCGGCCTGATCGACGTGCTGACCTCCACCCCGAAGGTCGCCCCGTACTTCGACCTGTCCTTCCAGCACTCCGCGCCCGACGTGCTGCGCGCGATGCGCCGCTTCGGCGACACCGACCGCTTCCTGGAGCTGCTCGACACCATCCGGAGCAAGGCGCCGCAGGCCGGTGTGCGCTCCAACTTCATCGTCGGCTTCCCCGGCGAGTCCGAGGCCGACCTCGCCGAGCTGGAGCGGTTCCTGAACCACGCGCGGCTGGACGCCATCGGCGTCTTCGGCTACTCCGACGAGGAGGGCACGGAGGCGGCGACCTACGACACCAAGCTGGACGAGGACGTCGTCGCCGAGCGGCTGGCCCGTGTCTCCCGGCTGGCCGAGGAACTCGTCTCGCAGCGCGCCGAGGAGCGGGTCGGCGAGACCGTGCACGTGCTGGTGGAGTCCGTGGACGAGGAGGAGGGCGTCCACGGCCGGGCGGCGCACCAGGCCCCCGAGACGGACGGGCAGGTGCTGCTCACGAGCGGCGAGGGTGTGAGCGTCGGCCGTATGGTCGAGGCGAAGGTGGTCGGTACGGAAGGTGTCGACCTGGTGGCCGAGCCGCTCTTCCAGGGCTCGCTCGCGCGCAGTGAGGAGGCGGGCAGATGA
- the pgsA gene encoding CDP-diacylglycerol--glycerol-3-phosphate 3-phosphatidyltransferase encodes MTGVPASAAGGPSGARRAAANAAPGGVPGAAGRTAAREARGAAPGPPGGVPGADGLSGRGSGGKNPPGDEVSRGAASGDVLDAGDGAKPPRGGKIAAAAVNQASVWNIANLLTMLRLLLVPAFVALMLADGGYDPAWRSLAWAAFAIAMITDLFDGHLARTYNLVTDFGKIADPIADKAIMGAALVCLSALGDLPWWVTGVILGRELGITLLRFLVIRYGVIPASRGGKLKTLTQGVAVGMYVLALTGWLATLRWWVMAAAVVLTVVTGLDYVKQAIVLRRRGIAERRAALEEMEA; translated from the coding sequence ATGACGGGTGTCCCGGCATCGGCGGCGGGAGGCCCCTCCGGCGCGAGGAGGGCGGCGGCGAACGCGGCCCCCGGAGGCGTCCCGGGGGCGGCCGGTCGCACGGCCGCGCGGGAGGCCCGCGGTGCGGCTCCCGGGCCGCCCGGGGGTGTCCCGGGGGCGGACGGGCTGTCCGGCCGCGGTTCGGGCGGGAAGAACCCGCCCGGCGACGAGGTCTCCCGGGGCGCGGCTTCCGGAGACGTCCTCGACGCCGGGGACGGCGCGAAACCGCCGCGCGGCGGGAAGATCGCGGCGGCGGCCGTCAACCAGGCCAGCGTCTGGAACATCGCCAACCTGCTGACCATGCTGCGGCTGCTGCTCGTACCGGCCTTCGTCGCGCTGATGCTCGCCGACGGCGGATACGACCCGGCGTGGCGGTCGCTCGCCTGGGCGGCCTTCGCCATCGCCATGATCACCGACCTGTTCGACGGCCATCTGGCGCGCACCTACAACCTCGTCACCGACTTCGGGAAGATCGCCGACCCCATCGCCGACAAGGCGATCATGGGAGCGGCGCTGGTCTGTCTCTCGGCGCTGGGCGATCTTCCCTGGTGGGTCACCGGGGTCATCCTCGGCCGGGAACTCGGCATCACGCTGCTGCGTTTCCTGGTCATTCGCTACGGCGTGATCCCGGCCAGCCGTGGGGGCAAGCTCAAGACCCTCACCCAGGGGGTGGCCGTCGGCATGTACGTGCTGGCACTCACCGGGTGGCTGGCCACGCTGCGGTGGTGGGTGATGGCCGCGGCGGTGGTGCTGACCGTGGTGACCGGACTCGACTATGTGAAACAGGCCATTGTGCTCCGCAGGCGGGGAATCGCCGAGCGCAGGGCGGCGTTGGAGGAGATGGAAGCGTGA